One Nitrospina watsonii DNA segment encodes these proteins:
- a CDS encoding metallophosphoesterase family protein, with translation MSRFRFIHCSDLHIDSPFKNLDGVDAAMRDRLRAATQQAFANIVTLALKEKVDAVIIAGDVFDGEDKSLQAQFRFKRELERLTGAGIPAFIAHGNHDPLSSWSETLNWPAGVHVFPGNAVASIPVEREGQVVATIYGISYAKKEVLDNLVPLFSKIDPAVPAVGVLHTNVGGDKNHDNYAPCKLEDLRGVAVDYWALGHIHAPQVLRDAHPAVVYSGNPQARHFKEGGEKGCYLVTLAKGQAPDIVFHAVDTVRYVRTVLDVTGCDTWNAVAAAIQDACRKQLAAIGERDLVVEWTLTGRTLRHGDLQDTKQLAELRDEVLTEFEGGAQSVWMELESNTSGYYDLDALRQGKDFIADVIAHYDGVLDADDPGEWQKVLEPVFGERGGRLPPPDADTLKAWIAQARDVTLDHLMPDED, from the coding sequence GTGTCCCGATTCCGTTTCATCCATTGTTCCGATCTGCACATCGACAGCCCGTTCAAGAATCTGGATGGGGTCGATGCCGCCATGCGCGACCGCCTGCGCGCCGCCACACAGCAAGCCTTCGCCAATATCGTCACCCTCGCTTTAAAGGAAAAAGTCGATGCCGTGATCATTGCGGGCGACGTGTTCGACGGCGAAGACAAGAGCTTGCAGGCGCAGTTCCGGTTCAAGCGCGAGCTCGAACGGCTGACGGGGGCGGGCATCCCGGCATTCATTGCGCACGGCAATCACGATCCTTTAAGCTCCTGGTCCGAGACCCTGAACTGGCCCGCCGGCGTGCACGTGTTCCCCGGCAACGCAGTGGCGTCGATTCCCGTCGAACGCGAGGGGCAGGTGGTGGCCACAATCTACGGCATCAGTTACGCGAAGAAGGAAGTGTTGGACAACCTGGTACCGTTGTTTTCGAAGATCGATCCCGCCGTGCCCGCCGTCGGGGTGCTGCACACCAATGTCGGCGGCGATAAAAACCACGACAACTACGCGCCCTGCAAGCTGGAAGACCTGCGCGGCGTCGCCGTCGATTACTGGGCGCTGGGCCACATCCATGCGCCGCAGGTGTTGCGCGACGCGCACCCCGCCGTGGTGTACAGCGGCAACCCGCAGGCGCGGCATTTCAAGGAAGGCGGCGAGAAAGGCTGCTACCTGGTGACTCTGGCGAAAGGTCAGGCGCCGGACATCGTGTTCCACGCGGTGGACACGGTGCGGTATGTACGGACAGTGCTGGACGTGACCGGCTGCGACACGTGGAACGCCGTGGCTGCCGCCATTCAGGACGCCTGCCGCAAGCAGCTCGCGGCGATTGGCGAGCGCGACCTCGTTGTCGAATGGACGCTGACCGGTCGCACGCTCAGGCACGGGGACTTGCAGGATACGAAACAACTCGCTGAACTGCGCGACGAGGTGTTGACGGAGTTCGAGGGCGGCGCGCAGAGTGTGTGGATGGAGTTGGAATCGAACACCAGCGGTTATTACGATCTCGATGCGCTGCGTCAGGGCAAGGATTTCATCGCCGATGTCATCGCTCACTACGACGGCGTCCTCGATGCGGACGATCCCGGCGAATGGCAGAAAGTGCTGGAGCCGGTGTTCGGCGAGCGCGGTGGACGCCTGCCGCCGCCGGATGCGGACACGCTGAAGGCATGGATCGCGCAGGCGCGGGATGTGACGCTCGATCACCTGATGCCGGATGAAGACTGA
- a CDS encoding aldo/keto reductase: MPNAATPTIAAPETTTLPPMEYRRFGRTNESISVLTLGGMRFEQGWDAPRDHLPKAALDNCIDTTHRALACGINHIETAHGYVKSEHLYGTALKELGTPRSAYKMMTKGAPMTADDTRRLVDEQLKALQLDYVDFYGWHGINNQERLDAAVKPGGPVETLHRLREEGRVRHIGFSTHAPLDIILAAMRTNLFDFVNLHYYYFFQRHHEAIQLAGKMDLGILIISPNDKGGQLWNPSPKLESLCAPLTPVQFNGRFCLSHPEITTLTMGFHAPEHFEQNLAILNGGDYFTPQDAPVKETMDGQTARIPDYCTVCNQCLPCPENINIPEVLRFRNMLEGYGMQSFGRYRYNMLQSKGHWFPGEFANRCTECGDCLPRCPEDLNIPKLLFQTHARLYSPWRIWKGRVTNWLEVAWLGVRNRLRGIAAR, encoded by the coding sequence ATGCCCAACGCCGCAACCCCCACAATCGCCGCACCGGAAACCACGACTCTGCCGCCGATGGAGTACCGCCGCTTCGGTCGCACCAACGAATCGATTTCGGTGCTGACCTTGGGCGGCATGCGATTCGAACAGGGCTGGGACGCGCCCCGCGACCACCTGCCGAAAGCGGCGCTCGACAACTGCATCGACACCACCCACCGCGCCCTGGCCTGCGGCATCAACCACATCGAGACCGCCCACGGCTACGTGAAGAGCGAACACCTGTACGGCACGGCGCTGAAAGAACTCGGCACGCCGCGCTCGGCGTACAAAATGATGACCAAGGGCGCACCCATGACCGCCGACGACACACGCCGGCTGGTGGACGAACAACTCAAAGCGTTGCAGTTGGATTACGTCGATTTCTACGGCTGGCACGGCATCAACAATCAGGAACGCCTCGACGCCGCCGTGAAGCCCGGCGGCCCGGTCGAGACCCTGCACCGCCTGCGCGAGGAGGGGCGGGTGCGGCACATCGGCTTTTCCACGCACGCGCCGCTGGATATCATCCTCGCCGCCATGCGCACGAACCTGTTCGATTTCGTCAACCTGCACTACTATTATTTTTTCCAACGCCATCACGAAGCCATCCAACTGGCAGGCAAGATGGATCTCGGCATCCTCATCATCTCACCCAACGACAAGGGTGGGCAATTGTGGAATCCGTCGCCCAAGCTGGAATCGCTGTGCGCGCCGCTCACGCCGGTGCAGTTCAACGGACGCTTCTGCCTGAGCCATCCGGAGATCACGACGCTGACCATGGGCTTCCACGCGCCGGAACATTTTGAGCAGAACCTGGCGATCCTGAACGGTGGCGATTACTTCACGCCGCAAGACGCGCCGGTGAAAGAGACGATGGACGGCCAGACGGCGCGCATCCCCGATTACTGCACGGTGTGCAACCAGTGCCTGCCCTGCCCGGAAAACATCAACATCCCGGAGGTGCTGCGCTTCCGCAACATGCTGGAAGGCTACGGCATGCAGTCGTTCGGCAGGTACCGTTACAACATGTTGCAGAGCAAGGGGCACTGGTTTCCCGGCGAGTTCGCCAACCGCTGCACCGAATGCGGTGACTGCCTGCCGCGCTGCCCGGAAGACTTGAACATCCCCAAACTGTTGTTCCAGACTCACGCCAGGCTGTACAGTCCCTGGCGCATCTGGAAAGGACGCGTCACCAACTGGCTGGAAGTGGCGTGGCTCGGCGTGCGCAACCGGCTGCGCGGCATCGCGGCGCGCTGA
- a CDS encoding J domain-containing protein, with translation MLDRFLDWIKKNTPEEDPSPQLGDITPEAKEAVIREWYATLGVPEGSDLNACRRAWKQQLAHYHKHLISDDEAAKQEASRLTQRINEAYRGLQDELF, from the coding sequence ATGCTGGATCGGTTTTTAGACTGGATCAAAAAAAACACGCCGGAAGAAGACCCGTCGCCGCAACTCGGGGACATCACGCCCGAGGCGAAAGAGGCGGTGATCAGGGAGTGGTACGCCACGTTGGGCGTGCCGGAGGGATCGGACCTGAACGCCTGCCGCCGCGCCTGGAAACAGCAGTTGGCGCATTATCACAAACACCTGATCTCCGACGACGAGGCGGCGAAGCAGGAGGCCTCGCGTCTCACCCAGCGCATCAATGAGGCTTACCGCGGCCTGCAGGACGAGCTGTTCTGA